The following proteins are encoded in a genomic region of Spirosoma sp. SC4-14:
- a CDS encoding phosphoribosylpyrophosphate synthetase, whose protein sequence is MQSYDTLSEALDGLRKQGFTLDYNLAHDRLKCREGDLELHPEDFNIVDVYRFEGETNPSDESVLYAVESKDGQRGTLVDAYGPYSEAISSEMAEKLTIRQSE, encoded by the coding sequence ATGCAATCATACGACACACTCTCCGAAGCACTGGACGGCCTCCGCAAGCAGGGATTTACACTCGACTATAATCTGGCCCACGATCGGCTGAAGTGCCGCGAAGGGGATCTGGAATTGCATCCCGAAGATTTTAATATCGTCGACGTCTATCGGTTTGAAGGAGAAACGAACCCAAGCGACGAATCTGTATTGTATGCAGTTGAATCGAAAGACGGGCAGCGCGGTACACTCGTCGACGCTTATGGCCCTTATTCGGAGGCTATATCCTCCGAAATGGCCGAAAAATTGACGATTCGACAGTCTGAATAA
- a CDS encoding DivIVA domain-containing protein, producing the protein MKITPIEIRQHTFERGLRGYKPEDVDAFLVSLSQEWERVTNEYKMLKMQLELAEKELGKLKEVEMTLFRTLKTAEDTSAQITDQANKAAEQYLVDARQKADDMLAEARKKSALMVQDAENQARFLKDNILNDLKTLEHDFKALESYKENLATQIRTLAGNAIDSVERFEKKFSRQNLMGKIDEVSTQIQQDLKQADEQKAAEGEKTAENTTDPVSELPPLSERETSVPEAIPVDEPVIDKLDEAIEHESVSVNETAIETTGSESVLAEVNTDEPNAVSTETVEEAQPKKGGSFFDQI; encoded by the coding sequence ATGAAAATTACGCCCATCGAGATCCGGCAGCACACATTTGAACGGGGGCTGCGTGGTTACAAACCCGAAGATGTTGATGCATTTCTCGTATCCCTCTCTCAGGAATGGGAGCGCGTGACAAACGAATATAAAATGCTGAAAATGCAGCTTGAACTGGCCGAAAAAGAATTGGGCAAGCTCAAGGAGGTAGAAATGACCTTGTTTCGGACGTTGAAAACAGCAGAAGATACGAGCGCTCAAATTACCGATCAGGCCAATAAAGCCGCTGAACAGTATTTGGTCGATGCCCGCCAGAAAGCCGACGACATGCTGGCCGAAGCCCGCAAAAAATCAGCATTGATGGTTCAGGATGCTGAAAATCAGGCCCGCTTCCTGAAAGATAATATTCTGAATGATCTGAAAACGCTGGAGCATGACTTTAAGGCGCTCGAAAGCTACAAAGAAAACCTGGCTACTCAGATCCGGACGCTGGCAGGCAATGCAATCGATAGCGTAGAACGCTTCGAAAAGAAATTTTCCCGACAAAATCTGATGGGAAAAATCGACGAAGTGTCTACTCAGATCCAGCAGGATTTAAAACAGGCCGATGAACAAAAGGCTGCTGAAGGCGAAAAAACGGCCGAAAACACAACTGATCCCGTTTCCGAACTGCCTCCGCTCTCCGAACGGGAAACCTCGGTTCCGGAAGCCATCCCTGTCGATGAACCGGTTATCGACAAACTGGACGAAGCGATTGAACATGAATCGGTGTCAGTTAACGAAACAGCTATTGAGACAACCGGTTCAGAATCTGTTCTGGCCGAGGTGAACACCGACGAGCCCAATGCTGTTTCGACAGAAACCGTAGAAGAAGCACAGCCCAAGAAAGGCGGTTCGTTTTTCGATCAGATTTAA
- the ytxJ gene encoding bacillithiol system redox-active protein YtxJ, with amino-acid sequence MDWNKLTSDAQLDVIKEESAQQPVLIFKHSTTCSISAMALSRMERNWSDQLGVKPYYLDLLANRPISNKIEHEFGIEHESPQVLLIRNGECVYDASHMAISFAGLQQAV; translated from the coding sequence ATGGACTGGAACAAATTAACTAGCGACGCTCAGCTCGACGTCATTAAAGAAGAGTCGGCGCAGCAACCGGTGCTCATTTTTAAACATAGCACCACCTGCTCAATCAGCGCAATGGCTCTTAGCCGGATGGAACGCAACTGGAGCGACCAACTTGGCGTGAAACCTTATTATTTAGATTTGCTGGCAAATCGGCCAATTTCCAATAAAATTGAGCATGAGTTTGGGATAGAGCACGAATCGCCCCAGGTGTTACTGATTCGGAATGGCGAATGCGTATACGATGCGTCGCACATGGCCATTTCGTTTGCTGGTTTGCAGCAGGCAGTATAG
- the folB gene encoding dihydroneopterin aldolase produces the protein MGTIALEGLEFFSYHGFYDEEQKIGNKYSVDIVVTADFSEAARRDRLSATVNYEDLYRITATVMKQPARLLEHIAHRIIEEIRLQYPDLLSVEVSVSKFNPPIGGVCHRAKITLKE, from the coding sequence ATGGGAACAATTGCGTTAGAAGGACTTGAATTCTTTTCCTATCATGGGTTTTATGATGAGGAACAGAAAATTGGCAATAAATATTCGGTCGATATTGTTGTAACGGCTGATTTTTCGGAAGCCGCCCGGCGCGACCGGCTAAGTGCAACCGTCAACTACGAAGATTTGTACCGGATAACAGCAACTGTCATGAAACAACCTGCCCGGTTGCTGGAACACATTGCTCATCGAATCATTGAAGAAATTCGGCTCCAGTACCCAGACTTGCTATCGGTTGAAGTCAGCGTATCCAAATTTAATCCGCCCATAGGCGGTGTGTGTCACCGGGCAAAAATTACCCTGAAAGAATAA
- a CDS encoding glycosyltransferase N-terminal domain-containing protein, with protein MFSGFYNAGIVAYQILLRLVAPFNTKARQWVAGRQHWATALRNKLTDNEQPVVWFHAASLGEFEQGRPVIEAFREAYPTHKILLTFFSPSGYEVRKNYEGADYVVYLPADTPANAQEFVALVQPQMAFFIKYEFWYNYLRALKAANVPIVSFSAIFRPDQLFFKPYGGFYKNMLTYFDHILVQNAESVQLLNHIGLTNVTLAGDTRFDRVAQVASARKAIPTAWLFKAQQPVLVVGSAWPEDMSVLIPFINQFTQNLKVIIAPHEIQDAAIEKWRAELAKKTIRFSETQVPSFDQSQLRSADCLFIDNVGMLSSLYQYGEFAYIGGAFKQGLHNILEAATFGMPLFFGPDYQKFQEATDLVNEGAAFPIGSVADLNEAFSKQYANRSEAEQISRNYVQRNIGATAQVMEVVKKLMGQSPAKQTNN; from the coding sequence TTGTTTTCGGGATTTTATAATGCTGGCATCGTTGCTTACCAGATTTTACTGCGGCTGGTAGCTCCCTTTAATACCAAAGCCCGGCAATGGGTTGCTGGCCGGCAGCATTGGGCAACTGCCTTACGCAACAAACTAACTGACAATGAGCAACCTGTTGTCTGGTTTCATGCGGCTTCGCTGGGCGAATTTGAGCAGGGTCGGCCGGTGATCGAAGCCTTCAGGGAGGCCTATCCTACACACAAAATTTTGCTTACTTTTTTTTCGCCATCGGGCTACGAAGTCCGTAAAAATTATGAAGGAGCTGATTATGTTGTTTATCTGCCCGCCGACACCCCCGCCAACGCTCAGGAGTTTGTAGCACTTGTTCAGCCGCAAATGGCCTTTTTTATTAAGTACGAATTCTGGTATAACTACCTGCGTGCGCTAAAAGCAGCCAACGTGCCAATTGTTTCGTTCTCTGCCATTTTCAGACCCGATCAGCTTTTTTTTAAACCCTATGGCGGGTTTTATAAAAACATGCTGACGTATTTCGATCATATTCTGGTCCAGAATGCGGAGTCGGTTCAGTTGCTGAACCACATTGGGTTAACGAACGTAACACTGGCGGGCGACACGCGTTTCGATCGGGTAGCCCAGGTAGCCTCGGCCCGGAAAGCGATTCCGACAGCGTGGCTTTTTAAGGCTCAACAACCCGTTCTGGTTGTGGGCAGTGCGTGGCCCGAGGATATGAGCGTACTGATTCCATTTATCAATCAGTTTACCCAAAACCTGAAAGTGATTATTGCTCCGCACGAAATTCAGGATGCAGCGATTGAGAAATGGCGTGCCGAACTGGCAAAAAAAACGATACGGTTCTCCGAAACGCAGGTACCATCGTTTGATCAGTCACAACTTCGCTCGGCCGATTGTTTGTTTATCGACAACGTTGGGATGCTTTCCTCTCTTTATCAATATGGCGAATTTGCCTATATCGGCGGTGCATTCAAGCAGGGGCTTCATAATATCCTCGAAGCAGCTACCTTTGGGATGCCTTTATTTTTTGGGCCCGACTATCAGAAATTTCAGGAAGCGACCGATCTGGTCAATGAAGGAGCTGCGTTTCCAATAGGCAGCGTAGCCGATCTGAACGAGGCTTTTTCGAAACAATATGCCAATCGGTCAGAAGCTGAACAAATTAGCCGTAACTATGTGCAGCGGAACATTGGCGCAACTGCGCAGGTTATGGAGGTTGTAAAGAAATTAATGGGCCAAAGCCCAGCAAAGCAAACCAACAACTAA